TCATCTGCGGTAAGTTCGAGTCCGAACTTGCAGATATGGAAAGTCCGGAAGAAAAGCTCGAATTTCTTGCGGAAATCGGACTGAAAGAATCCGGGCTTACCACGCTGGCTCGCGCAGCGTATCATCTTATGGGATTGCGGACGTTTTTTACCGCCGGTGCCGACGAGTGCCGCGCCTGGACCATTCACGCCGGCGATACGGCGCCGAACGCCGCCGGAGTCATTCACACCGATTTTGAAAAAGGTTTTATCAAAGCCGAAGTGTACCGATACGAAGACCTCGTTGAATACGGTACGGAAGCGAAAATCCGTGAAGCGGGAAAATACCGTGTCGAAGGCAAGGAGTATACCGTACAGGACGGCGACGTGATGTTCTTTAAATTCAACGTGTAGGGAGCGCAATGTCGCGGATTACGCATGCCGTTTGGGATTGGAACGGAACGTTATTTATGATATCGATCTTTGTATCGAAACGATAAACGGTATTTTAGAAGAACAGAATCTCGATAAAATAAAGATGAATATAGAAAAAAAATTCTGTTTTCCTATTATTCGATACTATAAAAATCTCGGTTTGGATGTCTCCGGTTATAATTTTGAAAAATTGGCGCAGAAATATATCGAACGGTATCAGACGAAAAGTGCGCAGTGTAGGCTGGTTCATCATGCCGAACGAGTGTTGGAACACTTGAAAATAGAGGTGTGGTGCAAATCATAGTGTCGGCTTCAAAATTGGAGCTACTGAAAGCACCAGTATGCGATACGGATATTTTTGAATAATAATCCTCTTTTTATGCACGATTTGTTTTATTGCGTACCATAACTGATACGGACTTGCGTCCGGGAGTGTTACGGTATGAAAAATGAAACGAAAATCATCTGTTCCGTTGTATGGTTTTGCGGAGTCGTGATATGCGCGTTGCTTTCACTTACGGCGGTTTCGCTGCTCCTGTACGGCTGCGGCGCTCTGGTGCCGGGAGAAACCGGGAACTCCGGGACTGATATCCGCGTCGTCAGCTGGAACGTGCAGACTTTTTTTGACGCGCAGACGGCCGGCACCGAATACGGGGAATTCCGCGGACCGAACACGGCGTGGTCGCTTGCAAAGTATACCGCCCGCTTGGAGCGGTTGTGCGGCGCTATAAAACGGCTGGATGCGGATATTCTCGTGCTTCAGGAAATCGAAAACGAATCGGTTTTGCGTGATATCGTTAATTTTCTTGCGTCGGACAATACGTACCGATACGTATGTTTTGCCGCAGACGGAGACGGAGCGATCGGCTGCGGCGTTTTGTCCCGTCTGCCGGTTGTATCCGGTACGGTTCATCAAGTCGATTCCCGTATACACGGCGTACAGCCGTCCCTTCGGCCGCTTTTGGAAATTACCGTTTCAAATACGGCGGACGTTCCCGTGTGTGTGCTGCTGATCTGCCATTGGAAATCAAAAGCCGGCGGAAGCGACGCCGCCGCTGTCTGGCAAGCGGCGCAGGAACGTCTTGCGGCGATCCGTGCGGCGGAACTGCTGTACGCCGTGCTGCCGGCGGATGAAAATCGCCTGCCGGTCGTGCTGTGCGGTGATTTTAATCGGGATATCGGAGAATTTACCGAAGACGGCGCAGACGGCCGGGCGGTGTGTATGGACGGTGTTTCCCTTAAAAGCGGCTGGCTTTCTTTTTCTTCCGCAGATACCGGGGCGGGAAGTTATTTTTATCGGAATAATTGGGAAAAAATAGATCATTTTTTTATAGCCGGTGCCATCGATTTCGTTGATTTTAAAGCCGAATCGGACGGTCCGTGGAGCCGGCTTTCTGATACCGGTGTTCTCGTTCCTTTTAGATACGAATTATGGAACGGACAAGGGTATTCCGATCATTTTCCCATAGCGGCGACCTTCCGCATATCAGGCCGGCAGAAACAAAACGGGTCGCATTGACCGTAGCGGTGAAATATGCAATAATGACGTATACGAATAGCAAAGCAGCTTTCCGAAACTGCTTTTATATTACCGGAGGTTTTTCATGGTTGCAATGATTGTAGGTATTGTTTTAATTGCTTTTACCGTATTTGCTGCAATTCCCGGAGGGCTTGCATGGGGTGCCGATATTATTACGTTCCTTAAAGGCTGTGCTCCCGTTTTAACCGCGTTTATCGGTTTGATAGCGATTTTTATCGGAATTGCCGATTTGAAAGATAAAAAAGAAGCAAAAAAAGAAGAAGCAGCAGCTCGGGATCAGGAAAGCCGGAAATAAAAGGTTTACGGATTCCGTTTCGGCCGGACGCACTGGATGCGGTCCGGCTTTTTTTATGCAGTTTCAGGTAAATAAAAAAAGACTGAATCTTGCAGATTCAGTCTTTAACGCCCCCTGCTGGGCTTGAACCAGCGACAAACGGATTAACAGTCCGTTGCTCTACCAACTGAGCTAAGGGAGCAACATTCGTTGCCGAACGTATGATGATATTATAGTTTTTCCGAAAAAAAGTCAAGAGGCCGTATGAAAAATATCGGATACCGTACGTAAAACGAATCAGTAAACGGCCGCCGTTTTTATGACGGCGTACATTCCGTCAGACCGGCGGGAGTGAGCAGATGGGTAAGCGGTATGTCGAGTTCGGTAACGGGAATAAAGTTCCGTATTTGCATGGTAAAACAGGCGCCGACCAATGCCGACGGCTGCCGGTCCGCAGCGTTGCATCTGTATATTTTTTCAAGATAGCGGTCGTAATATCCCTTGCCGTGGCCCAATCTGGATCCGCTGCGGGTAAAGGCAAGTCCGGGAACGATCACAACCGTTTTAACGGGAAACAGTGAGGGATCTATGCGCTGCAGCGAGCAGGGCGGCTCGTAAATTCCGTAACCGCCTTTTTGCAGTTGCGCTTCCGCAGGTATGTCCGGCTTCAGAATGTAAAAATCCATGTCGTTTGTTCCCGGTATCGTCCGCGGCAGTGCGACCGTTTTTCCGTCGCGCCGCGCCGATTCCATCAGAAGCGCCGTATCGATTTCAGTTTCCGCTGCCGCGTATACACAAAGCGTCCGGGCCGCCGCATAGAGAGCGGAATGCACAAAAAGATCTGCGGCCGCTGCACTTTCCCGTTCCCGCGCGGCGCGGTTTTGCCGATATACGTTCAACTGTGCCCGCATTTCCGTACGGAGCTTCGTTTTCTCGGCTGCGATTGTTTTCTCGTTTTTTCCCGATTCAGTTTTCATTTGCCGCCACCGTTTTTCTGTCCGAACAGCAGCGTTTCGTATTGCGCTTTCATAATGGTAACGCAGTCTTCTTTTGCTGCGTTGCCGCGTACGATGTCTTCAGCCAGTGCGCGGCAATTCGGTGCGCCGCATGAACCGCAGTCAAGACCGGGCAGTTCGTCGATTATCCGTTCCATTTTTTCGAGCATGGCGCGCGCTTTTGAAAAATCCGCATCCAGAATACGTCCGGGCCGCGGCGGTATGTCCCGGCTGAACGTGATTTTTTCCTGTTGTCCGGGTTGTAGAATTGTCGCCGGTTTTTGGTCGGAAACCGGTTCCGGCGGTGTTTGTCCGGTTTGCTGCTGTTGCCCGGAGTGCCGGCCGTGTGCCTCAGCGTGCGCGGTTTGCTGCAGACGGTTTCTGATAATAGCCTGCGCTTCAGGTACGCACGTTATGTTGAGCGGTCCGCCGAGACAGCCGCCGTTGCAGGCGGCGATTTCCGCAAACTCGTACACGCTGAATAATCCGGCTTCAATGGCTTCCAATGCGGAAATGGCCTGGGGAATTCCGCCGGCTGAAATCCAGGCTGTCCGCCGCATATCGGAAAGACATTCCGATTCGCCGCTTTCTTTGCTCCACACGGTGGTATTCCGGATAGTTTCGTGCCGTCGTCGGCCGGCGTCCGGATCGGTTTCGGGGTGTGAATCCGGTTCCGCCGCGTTTTTTTTCAGCGCGGAAAGGATTGCGATGTATAACGTGCCGACGGAAAACGAGCCGTCTATTTGCGAACCGTCGTATCCGAGCGGCACGCGCGCCGCAGTCATTTTTGCGGGGCAGGGGGAAATCAGATAGATTTTGCTGCCCGGCGGCAGCGTTTTTCTTGCCCGGCGCGCGGTTACTTCCACCGGCGGCAGCACCGGCAGCAAATTTTCTATCAGACTCGGAAATCTGATCTGAATCAGCTTGATAACGGCGGGACACGATGAGGAGATGACGGGATGCGGCGGATTTTCCGTCCGTGCAAGAAATTCCGCCGTCGCGCGCGTTACGGTTTCCGTGTCGTCGGCAACGTCGAACACGTCGGTAAACCCGATGTTCCGCACGGCGTCTCTGATCATGTCCGCCGTATATTTAACCGGAAATTGTCCGTAAAACGACGGAGTCAGCAGCGCCGCCCGCCGCCGCCCCTTCTGCAATTCGGCTATATCGAGCGACGCGGCGTATTTCGCCTTATTCGGACAATGGCGGATACATTCTCCGCAGTCTATGCAGCGCTCTTCCATGATAACCGCTTTGCCGTTTCTGACGCGGATAGCTTCTGCCGGACAACCGGTAACGCAGATAGTGCAGCCTTTGCACATATGCGAATATAATCCGACTGAATGGAATGCCGACGAATGTGTTTTCATACGGCGGTGTCTCCGTCTGCCTGATGTTCGGCAATATTGATTTTCATGGTTACCGTCGTTCCCTTGTCCGGACTGCTTTCAACGGACAGAAAATCGGAATTCCGCTTCATATTCGGAAGTCCCATTCCCGCGCCGAAGCCGAGTCCCTGTACCAGTTCAGGCGCCGTTGAAAACCCTTCCTGCATGGCTTGTTCTATATCGGCAATGCCGGGGCCGTGATCTTTCATTGTGATTATGATCTGCGTGTCCGTAATTTCTATAAATGCTTCTCCGCCGCCTGCATGAATGACCATATTGATTTCCGCTTCGTACATTGCGACCGCAGTCCGCTTGACGACCGGGGCGGGAAGTCCCAGCTGCTGCAGCTTCTTTTTGATTTCTGCCGAAGCCGTTCCTGCCTGAGAAAAATCTGTTCCTGATACAACGTAATGGAATATCATATGCAGTTCGGCCCGGAATTTTATTCCTGGGTTCCCGAAAGCCCTTCCCGGTAGAGTATGCCGCAGGCGGTAAACATCGGCAAATCCGTCTGCATCAATACGATGTCCATTTCACCCGCCAGTTTTATCATTTCTTCGTTCGGTTTTTTCCCCCGGACGAAGCATACCGCTTTTATGTCCATGAGATTGGCCGTGCGCACAACCTGTACGTTGATCAGTCCGGTCAAAAGCATTCCCTGTCCGTGAAAAAACGCCATAACGTCGCTCATCATGTCGGAACCGCAGGCGGAAACGATTTCCGTGTCGCTCAGCGATGTCCCGCTTACAATTCGGGCTTGTATATAATCTGCGGCCTGCCGTATGGTCATAGCAGCCTCCTTTTTCATTCAGCATACTGCTTTTGATGATACCATGAATTCCATACGCGGGCAAGAAAAAATCTAAAGTTTTCAAACGGGTATCCGATATTTATACTGTAAGACATATAAAACCGACGGCGGTATTCGACATCCAGACGCCGTCGGTTCTGTATTGTTTTACGGTTTCGTAAGGGGCTGTCGAAAAGACTGTCCGGAATATGATACGGTGCACGCGCTGCGTGCGAATCGCGTTCATGCTCCGGTCTGTGGTTACGCCTTTTCAGACAGCTTCTTTTTTTTAAAGATAAAACTGTTATTGAAATCCGCCCGTATGCCGATATTTTAAAAGATATTACCAGCGCCGTTACAGGAGTTTTCATCTATGAATTCATACGATGTTGCAGATTTAAAAGAGAATACGTATTTTACCGATGAAGTCGTTTTGGATAAAATGTTCCTGCTTTTAAATAGTACCATTCCCGTGACGAACGATTTGATAAAGGCTTTGCTTGACTGGGATTTCAGGCAAGTGTATTCGGATGGGACGATCGGTACGGGAATCGCCAAATCCGTCTCCGCTCCGGCTTCCGCTTCCGAACCGATGTCTGCTGCCGATATATTGAAGTTTAATTCACAGATGGAATCCGTTGATCCGGAAGAGTTGAAAATTGCCGTCGGGCAGAAAAAACTCGGAGATTCGGTGAAACGCATTATGGAAGACGCCGGCCAGCAGTTTCAGGATTCGGCTTCCGTTGACAATGAGCAAAGCCGCATGTCCATGGTGCAGACCGTATACAACGAATACCTCAATTATATCGGCAAAGTGTACACGCACTACGCTACGCACAAAGAACTGAATCTTGAAGAATTGCATTCCACCGTAAAAGATTTTTGCGTATTCATAAAAGAAAACCGCCGCTACGTGCTGCGCGTAGAACCGGAGATGGAAGCCCGCAGCAAGAATTTCCTGATCAGCCATTCGATGCGCTCTACGGTGCTTGCCATTACGATCGGGCTGCAGTTGCGCATTCCGCTGAGTAAACTGGTCGAGTTGGGCGTGGCTTGTATTCTGCACGAAATCGGCATGATCCGGCTGCCGCCGCAGTTGTATATGACGGACAGGATGCTTTCTCCGGCGGAAAAAAATCAAATCAATACGCATCCCATTATTTCGTACACCATTCTGAAAAGCTACGACGCGCCGCTCAGCATCTGTCTGGGCGTGCTGGAGCATCATGAGAAAGAAAACGGCACCGGTTACCCGCGGCATATCAGCGGCGACAAAATTTCAATGTATGCGAAAATCATTTCGGTTGCCTGTTCTTTTGAAGCGATTACCGCTCCCCGGCATTATAAGGAAGCCTCCAGTTCGTACGACGCCATGGTTGAAATGCTCAAAAATAAGGGAAAACAGTACGACGAATTGGTCATAAAAGCGCTGCTGTACAGTTTATCCCTGTTTCCCATCGGTGCGTACGTGTATTTATCGAACGGAAAAATAGGGCAGGTCGTCGACGTGAATCCTGAAAATCCCAAAAACCCGATCGTGCAGATCGTCGGCGAAAAAGACACCGCCGGTGATCCGAAAACGGTGGAAACGAACGACTCGACGCTGCGCGTTATGCGCGTTCTGAATAAACAGGAAGTAGCTGATATTTTGAAAACCGTGGGCGTAAAATGAAAAACGACCGGGCGGGCGGCTCGATCGTTTTATCTTGCAGCGGAAACGGGCGGCTATCGTATCAGGAAAAAAACGAACGAAGCGCTTCTTCGTCGGTTAAGAATTTATCGTCTATAACGGGCGGATGCGTTTCAAAATAGAGTATTTGTTGCAGTTCTTCCTGATGCTGTACGCCCCACACGGGCACCGCGTTTTCAAAGCGGCGCAGAAAACCGTATGCGAGCGGTATGTTGCGGATAACGCCGCCGCACAACGGCTGCATGGCAATGAAGCCGACGTCGTGCGCTTCGCTTTCACGCACCAGCGCGCGCGTCTCGTCCGGGCAAAGCATGTTGAACGGATATTGCAGCGTTTCGTATAAACCGTTCGCGAGCGCGCACCGGGCGAGCGGCAGC
This sequence is a window from Treponema brennaborense DSM 12168. Protein-coding genes within it:
- a CDS encoding endonuclease/exonuclease/phosphatase family protein, which codes for MKNETKIICSVVWFCGVVICALLSLTAVSLLLYGCGALVPGETGNSGTDIRVVSWNVQTFFDAQTAGTEYGEFRGPNTAWSLAKYTARLERLCGAIKRLDADILVLQEIENESVLRDIVNFLASDNTYRYVCFAADGDGAIGCGVLSRLPVVSGTVHQVDSRIHGVQPSLRPLLEITVSNTADVPVCVLLICHWKSKAGGSDAAAVWQAAQERLAAIRAAELLYAVLPADENRLPVVLCGDFNRDIGEFTEDGADGRAVCMDGVSLKSGWLSFSSADTGAGSYFYRNNWEKIDHFFIAGAIDFVDFKAESDGPWSRLSDTGVLVPFRYELWNGQGYSDHFPIAATFRISGRQKQNGSH
- a CDS encoding 5-formyltetrahydrofolate cyclo-ligase, coding for MKTESGKNEKTIAAEKTKLRTEMRAQLNVYRQNRAARERESAAAADLFVHSALYAAARTLCVYAAAETEIDTALLMESARRDGKTVALPRTIPGTNDMDFYILKPDIPAEAQLQKGGYGIYEPPCSLQRIDPSLFPVKTVVIVPGLAFTRSGSRLGHGKGYYDRYLEKIYRCNAADRQPSALVGACFTMQIRNFIPVTELDIPLTHLLTPAGLTECTPS
- a CDS encoding [Fe-Fe] hydrogenase large subunit C-terminal domain-containing protein produces the protein MKTHSSAFHSVGLYSHMCKGCTICVTGCPAEAIRVRNGKAVIMEERCIDCGECIRHCPNKAKYAASLDIAELQKGRRRAALLTPSFYGQFPVKYTADMIRDAVRNIGFTDVFDVADDTETVTRATAEFLARTENPPHPVISSSCPAVIKLIQIRFPSLIENLLPVLPPVEVTARRARKTLPPGSKIYLISPCPAKMTAARVPLGYDGSQIDGSFSVGTLYIAILSALKKNAAEPDSHPETDPDAGRRRHETIRNTTVWSKESGESECLSDMRRTAWISAGGIPQAISALEAIEAGLFSVYEFAEIAACNGGCLGGPLNITCVPEAQAIIRNRLQQTAHAEAHGRHSGQQQQTGQTPPEPVSDQKPATILQPGQQEKITFSRDIPPRPGRILDADFSKARAMLEKMERIIDELPGLDCGSCGAPNCRALAEDIVRGNAAKEDCVTIMKAQYETLLFGQKNGGGK
- a CDS encoding ATP-binding protein, coding for MIFHYVVSGTDFSQAGTASAEIKKKLQQLGLPAPVVKRTAVAMYEAEINMVIHAGGGEAFIEITDTQIIITMKDHGPGIADIEQAMQEGFSTAPELVQGLGFGAGMGLPNMKRNSDFLSVESSPDKGTTVTMKINIAEHQADGDTAV
- a CDS encoding HD-GYP domain-containing protein; translation: MNSYDVADLKENTYFTDEVVLDKMFLLLNSTIPVTNDLIKALLDWDFRQVYSDGTIGTGIAKSVSAPASASEPMSAADILKFNSQMESVDPEELKIAVGQKKLGDSVKRIMEDAGQQFQDSASVDNEQSRMSMVQTVYNEYLNYIGKVYTHYATHKELNLEELHSTVKDFCVFIKENRRYVLRVEPEMEARSKNFLISHSMRSTVLAITIGLQLRIPLSKLVELGVACILHEIGMIRLPPQLYMTDRMLSPAEKNQINTHPIISYTILKSYDAPLSICLGVLEHHEKENGTGYPRHISGDKISMYAKIISVACSFEAITAPRHYKEASSSYDAMVEMLKNKGKQYDELVIKALLYSLSLFPIGAYVYLSNGKIGQVVDVNPENPKNPIVQIVGEKDTAGDPKTVETNDSTLRVMRVLNKQEVADILKTVGVK